A region of the Fischerella sp. PCC 9605 genome:
CATACCACCAGTCTTCGCCCCACTGTCCAGGAGAAACCCAAGCGTCGGGGGTGAGTACCAAGGCAGAAATAATGCCAAAATTGGCGGGGTTGAAGAAATGCTTATCGCCGACTTTGAAGACAAATTTACTGGCGATCGCCACTACCGCAGCTAAAGCTATTGTTGTCCAATGGTCAGCCCGTAACAGTAGGCAGAGTCCTAAAGCTGTAATTAAAGGACTGCGGATATTTGTTGTTTGTTGGTTGTTGTTTGTTGGTTGTTGGTTGTTGTTTGTTTCAATTAACCACCAACCACCAACTAATGACCAACGATCAATAACTAATGACAATATCCATTGGGTTGACAGACAAGTGGCAATGATGACTGCAATCCATTCTGGTCTCAGTGTCCAGTCTCTTGTACCAATTCCCAAAACTAGGAACAAACAAAGAAAAAGAATTTGAGCATCACGTATATCTTTAAACAGCATTACCCGTTAATACAGGGATTACCCTTAGATTGGTTCTAATCTAAACGGATAGAGGCTAGGGTAGTGACGCTGTTACAAAATTTGTTACAAGTTTACTTTTTCTTGGTTTTCCTCTTTGTCCTTCTACCTATTACCTTATAGGCGTCTACCTTGTAGGAGGCCAGCATGCATCTATAGCGGTTAGTGAAAAAGAGGTATAATTACAGGCTGACATCAGTGTTTTTAATAAAAATTTTACATTGTTAAGGGTAGTTTTACGGTAACTTTACTATTTTTGTATTATCTTACATAGAAGATAACAAGCTTTTAATGATTGCATTTATATATGTTTCATAATTTACACAAGCTTTATCAATAACTTTAGTATTTAAACCTAAACCTCATAAAAGTCTGCGGGCAGTAAGTAAGAATATATTTAAATTTATACATATCTTTTACGAGTATTTAGGTAAGATGAAGCTTTAAATCTATCAACGATAATGACTGAATAAATGAGGATTCAAGATTAAGGATTGCTATTTTATAAGCAAATCCCTGTAAAGGAAGTAGAGCCTCCAAAACCTCGTTACTAGGTTGAACCTAGTAACGAGAATTAAGAGCCAGAGGCTCTCTCATTCGTAGGGCATAGATGCCCAGATGTTGGCTTCTCGGAAAGTAGCCTTCTCGCAGGGTAGGGTGCAAGATATCAATTAAGCAACTTTGTTCTCAAAACCCACCTTTATGAGTGGATAAAGTGTAAATTGCGAATTAATCTGAGAATTGATAAATAACTCAGAAATCTTTAACTATTTCTCACAGCTTTTCTTTCTACGATCGCTGCCGGACTATATTACTGATACGTCAAAATTTGTACTTAAATTAACTAAAACCTTCTTGGTTTAATCCGAAAGGTTACTATACAGAGGTGTAGATATTATAAGAGTTTAAACTGTGCTTTTCAGTTCATATAAATATGCTAATAAGCTTATAAAATTTGCCAATTAAAAAATTTAATTTTTGTCCAATATTTGATTTTTTTCTGAAAATGCGTAACTAACCACTGTAGAAAAACTAGACAAATATCCACAAATAAATTAAACACTATGCAAGTATATACATCGAATGAGATTGAGCAGTTTCAACAAGACCTTCCCTATTTAATTGAGATAATGCAATGGGTTAAAACTTTTTTGGCAAAACCTCACCCAAATCTAGGTAGACCTGGCCCTGTTTGCCCTTTTGTGCCTCAAGCGCTTAAATCTGATAACATTCACTTTAAAGTTATTCGTACAAAAGACTTAGAACCGCAACAAATTGAAGAAATTGTTATCCAACACCGACAGATTTTTCTAAAAACGGAACCGCGTGACAGACAAACTAATCTTCTCAAGACATTTTTACTTATATTTCCTGATATTACTCTCGACGATACTTCCAAATTTATCGATGGTGTCCAAAAAAAACTTAAGCCTTCTTTTGTAGAATTAGGACTGATGCTAGGAGAGTTTCATAAGCGTACTGAAAGTTCTGGATTGCACAACCCTAATTTCCGTCCTCTTCGCAGTCCTATTCCACTACTGGCTATCCGCTTTATGGTCGAAAGTGATTTACCTTTTCTTATAGACACAGAAAATCCACACTTGTGTATTCAATTTCTTGAAGCTTATTTAAAGTATTTTGAGCATCATATTAAAGATGAAACAAGATTAAAAAAAGTGTATCAAGAACTCGCATTGGCACGAGAAAAAATTACTAAAAAAAGTGTTACTTTAGTCTAGGTTTGTGCATCACACCTAACATTGGTTTGGCAAGCAAAATGACAAAATAAAATGAGCTTAGTTATGAATCATTATAGTAATTTCAAATGTAACTAATGCTTGAAGAGCAGGATTGAAATTACTATTATTCTTCTTGTAATATTTGGTAACTCTATTTTTGTAGTAATGAATTTTATTCATATTAATAAACATGATGACATATAGTAGTAAATTATACCAAAAACGTATTTCTTCGAGAAATACCCAACAAGAAGATTGCAACTACACTTATACTTATACTGAGCATCTGTGCATACACAAGATTTTTGAAAAGCAAGTTGAACGCACACCCGATGCAGTGGTGGTAGTATTTGAAGATGAACAACTTACCTACAGGCAGTTAAACCAAGAGGCGAACCAACTGGCACACTACTTACAGAGTTTGGGAGTAGGGCCAGAAGTACTGGTGGGTATTTGTGTTGAACGTTCCCTAGAGATGGTGGTGGGATTGCTGGGCATTCTCAAAGCCGGTGGTGCGTATGTACCGTTAGACCCGTCCTATCCTGGCGAACGTTTAGCCTTTATCTTAGAAGATACCCAAACACCAGTGATGCTGACAACAGCAGACTTGGTTAAAAGTCTACCAACACATCAGGCACAAGTAGTTTGCCTAGACTCAGATTGGGTTAATATCGCCCGCAACAGCCAAGCCAATCCAATNAGTGACGCAACGATTGACAACCTCATCTACGTGATCTACACCTCTGGTTCGACAGGCAAACCCAAAGGTGTCATGATTCCCCANCGCGGTATCTGCAATCAACTTTATTGGCGGCAAACAACATTTGCATTAACTGCAAGCGATAAAGTTTTACAAACGATTTCTTTTAGNTTNGACCCNTCNGTTTGGCAGATATTCTGGCCGTTGTGCTTTGGCGCACAGTTGGTGATGGCGCGTCCNGGNGGACAGCGAGACATGAGTTACCTGGTTGAGGCGATCGCCAATGAGAAAATTACTGTTGCAGCTTTTGTACCGTCGCAGTTGCGTGCTTTACTCGAACAAGAGGGAATTGAGAATTGTCGAAGCCTGCGGCACATCACTAGTGGTGGTGAAGCGTTACCGATTGAACTGGTTGAACGCTTCTTTGAGCGTTTAAATTTGGATAATGTACTGGTCAATTGTTACGGCCCGACTGAAGCTTCTATTGATTCTACTATCTGGGTTTGCCAGCGCGGCACAAATTACACTCATGCTCCGATTGGTCGCCCAATTAGTAATGCTGAGATTTATATTTTGGATGAAAATTTACAGCCAGTTGCAGATGGTGACTGTGGAGAGTTATACATCGGTGGCGTGGGTCTGGCGCGAGGCTATTTTAACCGTCCGGATTTGACTAAGGAGCGATTTATCCCCCATCCGTTTTCCTCTGAACCAGGTGCACGGTTGTATAAAACCGGAGATGTAGGACGGTATTTACCAGATAGCAATATTGAGTTACTTGGTCGCGTTGACGAGCAAGTCAAAATACGTGGTTTCCGCATTGAGTTGGGAGAAATTGAAGCCGTACTGTGCCAACATCCTGCTGTTCAAGAAACTGTGGTGAATCTCGTTGTGAGGAGCAACGCGAACACACGTGAGGATGTTCCCGGTGACAAAGATTTAGTTGCCTATGTCGTCCTCAAGCCCAGCCAAGTCGCTACAACGGAGCAACTGCGGCTTTTCCTGCGCGAAAAGCTGCCCAATTACATGATTCCCTCAGCCTTTGTAATGCTGGATACCCTACCTCTAAATCCTAACGGGAAAGTAGACCGTCGAGCATTGCCCGCACCAGAGCAAGTCAGACAAGAGGCTACAAAAACCTTTGTTGCTGCCCGCAATCAAATAGAATACCAGTTAACGCAGATTTGGGAAGAAGTATTGGGCATCCAACCGATTGGTATTAAAGATAACTTCTTTGATTTAGGCGGACATTCCTTCCTGGCTTTAAACTTATTTGCAAGAATCGAAGCGCAATTTGGTAAAAAACTTCCCTTAGCGATTCTATTTCAATCTGGTAGTGTCGAAGCTCTTGCCGATATCCTTCAATCACAAGAGCAATCAGCAACTCACACTTCAGAAGATTGGTCATCCCTAGTTGCGATCAAGCCCAATGGCTCAAAGCCACCATTTTTCTGTATCCACCCTTTGGGTGGAGAAACCCTGTGCTACCGCGATTTAGCGATGCATCTGGAGTCTGACCAGCCAGTATATGCGCTACAACCACAAGGACTTGATGGCAAGCGATCGCCCTTGACACGGATTGAAGACATGGCATCGCACTATATTCAAGAAATCCGAACGATTCAACCCAATGGCCCTTATTTCCTAGGCGGCTACTCGTTTGGGGGAATAGTTGCTTTCGAGATGGCACAGCAACTCTATAAGCTAGGCGAGAGAGTAGGAATGTTAGCGATATTTGATACTTGTCTTCCGGGTGCAAGTATGCGCTTACCATTCTTGAAACGGATTCCCTTGCATGTGAGCAATATTTTGCGAGGAGGCCCTGCTTTTCTTTGGCAAAGTCTTCAGATGTGGACTCAGCAAATCAAGTATGATATCAAACACAAAGTCTACTACGAATTGTATGGTGAAAATCCTATATTTTCTGCATTCCAACATGTAAAAATCATGGATGCTAACATCCAGGCAGTTACAGAATATGTCTTGCAAGTTTACCCAGGTAATATGATTCTCTTGCGGACTGAAGACAAGAACCGTCAAAAAGCTGTCGGTGTAAAATATGACCTGCAATTTGGTTGGGGTAATTTAGTCGCAGGTCAACTAGATGTTGATTTTGTTCCTGGCTCGCATACTACTATGTTAGAAGAACCTCATGTACGAGTGCTGGCAGAGAAATTACAGACTTGTTTAGACCACGCTTTGGCTGAAATAATTGAACCTAAAATCCTTTCGGTGGAGTATAAATAGACTTCTTTTAGTGCTAAAGGCTGAAATGACGCAAAATCGTTAAAGGCTCTGCGATCGCTGATGGCGACTACTTGGCACCTGGTGACAGCAACCCTAACATTAGATGCTAACCAAATTAGGGCTTGCTAATTTGTCTCAAACCCATATCTGACGGTCTGGTGTCGCCTATTCTCAAATATTCTGCGTGCTGCCACTAGTAGCCCGAGAAGAAGCCAGAATGTGTAACTAACGGCTGTAGTGTTATAGGCATTGTCCATCAAAGAAGCAATACCAAAGGCAATGAAAGCTACGGTAAACGCTTGTCCGATCAATCGCGTGCGACCACCACAGCGTGAGAGTTCGAGAGCCTGTTTAATCGCAACGAGCACGATGGTCAACAGCAGGGTACCAGCAATGAGCCCAGCCTCCGCAGCTATGTGCAGAAACAGGTTGTGGGCATGCCAGAAGTTAACAGCATAAGTGCGAAAGTTACCCAATCCCACGCCAAACAATGGCTTTTGTAAAATCATCTCGATCGCTATAGACCATGCAGAAAACCGTGCATACCCAGTCGCCAGGCGACCAATCGACAAAGGGTTGAGCAGGGTGGCAGCCACTAGGATCGCGAAGAAGATAAAAACAAAAGGCTTTTTTCGTGTTAGCGTCACACCTAGTGCTAGTAGAAGCGCAATGATGCTGCTGCGGCTAAATGTCAGTAACAGCGCAACTGAGGCAAGAGCCACTAACAAACCGATCATCCAAGTGGGCGCATGCGGGTGTTTAATCAAGGAAGCGACAATGGGAATAAGTAGGATCAGGTAAGTGGCAAGTACATTCGGGTTATTGAAGTACCCCACAACCCGTACGATGGCACCCTTGGGAATTTCCAAAGACTCGGTTACTGTCCATGCACCCCGCCAAATCAGAAAATAGTGGGTATTATCGTACTCAATGAACTGCTTGATTGAGTGTAAAGCGATAACTGAAACCGCCACGAGAAAAACGAACACGACGGCATTGAATTTCTCCTCACCATCAACTCGTAAGATCACGAACAAGAATGCAAGAACTTCCTCCACTTGCAACCGGAAGCTGGAGAAGCTGATTGCTGAGCCATTGAATAAAGAGACGCCATACCAAGCTAAAAGAAGAGTTATCAAGACCAGGAGGATTTTTGACCCTCTGATTGCGCTGTTCCAGTTGGGTTGTTGCTTTTTGACTACGTGCAGTAATATTAAACATATAAACCCGAGCAAGAGGATTAGCCGTGTCGTCGTCATATATTTCAAGACTACGAAGTACGGCAGGAAATTGATTGAGACTTGAAGAATCAGGAGACTAAGGCAAGCCAAGCCTAATCCGTCTAAAGCCTTCTCAAGCATGAACTGCTTTACTATGTTTCTGTTTTCCATCTCACCGTTTGCATAATCGACATCGACTATTCCGAATTACCCACTAGCTTGTTGTAGATGTCTGGCAGTAGCGGTTGTGTTGTAAAAACATGCGTGAGGTTATAAAAACCCTGTTAGTGGGTTAAGTTTTATGCAGCAACTCCAAAAATTTGAGCAGCAAATTTTACTTGAGCAGTGATTTCTCCTTTCTCAAGTCCCTTAATTTGTCCCTTGCGATTGATATTTATTAGGTTGTGTTGCAAAAAAAATATTCAGTTGCAATAACTTGAATTTATTGACCAATAAAATGAAATATCCCCCAAAAATGGGGAGATCGTAGAAGCGTTTGAGTCTTCTATTATTTCTACCTACTAGCATCCTACCTAGATCATCTGTGATTGTAATCGGTAGCGATTAAAAGCGATGATGTATTTCCCAACCTGCTGAAAACCTGTTGTTTAACTAGCTTTAACCTTTTGCTAGAGTGAATGCTTACATTATGTTGTTGACAACATCCATAACGTAGAGCTAGAGGGAGTTTAACAAGGCAGCAGGAGCGATCGGCAGAGGGCAGCTATGTATCCCCATAAATTTACAGGATTTAACATAGTTAGAGATGAATAGGTGTTATTCATCTGAATGCCATCTTGAAAATAGGGGAAAGGTTAAAGGGGAAAGGAAAGATTTATTTTCATCCGTTTGGTGTGTGATGACATCGTATGGGCGTCTGAATTTTCTCAAAATGCTCTTGAGATCATCGAAATCGACTTGCAAAACAAACCCGCTAACTTTCTAGAAATTTCTCCCTATGGCAAGGTGCGTGTCCTCAAGCATGGCGATCGCCGGGTGTGGGAATCTACCATTATTAATGACTATCTCGATGAAATATTTCCCGAACCACATCTGAGAGAGAGCAAATTGAACGATGACTAAACCAGAAATTCCCCAAAACTCCAATGATATGCCGCCATCGATGGTAATACTGCAATTGATTACCAGCTACCGAATTTCGCAGTCGATTTATGTAGTAGCCAAGCTTGGTATTGCTGACCTGCTCAAAGATAGTCCAAAGAGCACTCAGGAACTAGCACTTGCTACTGGTACTCATGCACCATCGCTCTACCGAGTGTTACGCGCCCTTGCTAGTGTTGGCATGTTTGCTGAAGACTCTCAAGGACGCTTTGGTTTAACACCCCTGGCAGTATGTTTGCAAAGTGACATTGATGACTCAATGCGTGCTAGTGCGATCGTCAGAGGTGAAGACTTTTACCGCAAACCTTGGGGTCATCTGCTGCACAGCGTCAAAACGGGTGAAACGGCTTTTCGGCATGTATATAATTTGGAATTCTTTGATTACTTGGCTCAAAATCCTGATGCTGCTGAAATGTTTGACGGCGCAATGACCAATTATTCCACAACAGTAGTAGATGCGGTCATAGCTGCTTATGATTTCTCATCAATTGGTAAGTTAGTTGACGTTGGTGGCGGACAAGGTAGCCTGCTTGCTGGTATTCTCAAGGCTTATCCGACAATGCAAGGCGTTCTTTTTGAACAAGCATCCGCGATCGAACATGCTAAGCCTCTGCTTGAAGCACAAGGAGTGATTGAACGCTGCCAACTTGTCGCTGGCAATTTTTTTGCCTCGCTGCCCACCACAGGTGATGCTTACATCATGAAAAATATTATCCACGATTGGGATGACGAGCGTGCTGTAGCCATCCTCAAAAATTGCTATCGCGCCATGCCGGAAAACGGAAAACTACTGCTGGTTGAAGGAGTAATTTTTCCAGGAAACGAGCCTTCCTTCAGCAAATTGCTTGATTTAGAAATGCTGGTGCTGACAGGAGGGCGCGAACGAACACAAGCCCAGCATCGAGACTTGTTACAAAGTGCAGGCTTTCACTTGACAAAGATTGTTCCCACAGCTTCCTGGCAGAGCATAATTGAAGCCGTGCCGGTTTAGCTGTAATTGAATCTGCTTGTTGCGAAATGAGGTAGTCCTAAACAGATAATGATGAATTATTAAAGTAGAAAAAGAGGATATTCTAAAATCGACATATTGTGATAAAATTTTACACTTTCGTATTTCTACCAATTTCGCCATCTGCTTTTTGTCGCAAGTTCACTACCATACTCTATTTTTTGATTTTGCAACAAGCTTTCATATTCTTTGCTACTTGCCCAAAGGTCTATTTCTCGTGCCCGCAATACTGGTACTGGATGGGTTAATTGTGCAGTTCGGGCAGCTTTGACCATCTCGCCGAGTTCGGTTTTGCTGATATCATCGTAGGCGCGAGCCTGGGCAATAAAAGCATCGAGGTTGAGTTGTGGTGCTAAGGTGGGTGAACCACCAGTCAGTTTCATCAACACAGACATGACAGCTTTCGGGTTTTGGGTTGCCAACAATGCAGCGCGATCGCACGTAAATTCTGCACAGCGTACCCATTCCAGAAGCTGTGCCTGGATTGCTTGGGCAAGAAATGCGCCGATGTTGGGCAAAGTTGCCGCTGCTAATATCAAAATATTTACCGGGGTCAAGTAAACACTGTGGTCACACTTGAGGTGTCCGAGTTCATGGGCAATGACTGCCTGAGTTTCCTCGGGTGTGAGCATATCAATCAAGGAAGTATGCACCACAATAAAAGGTTGTTTTCCCCGCATGGCAAAAGTGTAGGCATTTGGAGCCGGATGCTGTCTCACATACAATTGAGGCGGCTCCATATCCAGGACTTGACAAGCTTCTAGTAATAGCTTGTGTAAATGGGGCAATTGCTTTTCACCCACCAAAATGCTAGATGCAATGTTTTCCACGTAAAAAACTTGCTCCGCTACTGGCCCTAAAAGATTCCGCACCATCATATCTATACCCGGAATCTGCTTGAGCGCTCTAGTCGCCTCTAGGTCTAGCGGGTGACGAAACGAGTCTGCTTTCAGACCAATCAGCTGAGTCTTGGGGGGAAACATGGCAAAGCAAGTTGGAAACAACGGTGTTTTTGATAGGACTAATCATTAAATTAGCCTACACAGCTAGTATAGCTAGAACAAATGGTAGTTAGTGGTTAGTGGTTAGTGGTTAGTGGATAGTGGTTGTTGGTTGGTGGTGAGCCAGCGCGCACTTATAGGGGGTCTCCCCCATGTAGACGCGCAGCGGCTTCTCGTAGAGTAGGGTTGGTTGTTGGTAGCGTAACAAGTCACGCATTCACGCATTCAAAAGTCAAAAAGATTCTTTAGTTTTGAATTTTGAATTTTGAATTATTTTCTCCCCCCACTCTCCCCATCTCCCCATCTCCCCATCTCCCCACTAACTACTAGCCACTAACCACTAACTATTCTTAAGAGGAAATCGATGCTTCCGGATTTATGGTTGTGGGGGCAACTTCTGGATCTGCCCCAGCAGCAGGCAAGCGTTGAATTTTCGCTCCTAACTCCAGTAATTTCAGATCGAGGCGATCGTAGCCGCGATCTAGGTAGCGCAGTCCCTGAATTGTTGTTTTGCCATTTGCTGCCAAACCTGCTACCACCAAAGCTGCTGCTGCACGCAAGTCAGTGCCGATTACAGGTGCGCCAGATAACAAAGGTACTCCCCGTACAAAAGCAGTGTTGCCTTTGACGCGAATGTCTGCTCCCAGACGATTCAATTCTGAGGCATGGCGCAAACGGTTTTCAAACACAGTTTCGTTGATCAAGCTATCACCTTCTGCGATCGCCAGCAAAGCCATGAATGGCGCTTGCATGTCGGTGGGAAAGCCGGGATGGGGCATGGTTTCAATGTCTGCCGCTACCAGTCTTTCGGCTGGGAGGAGGCGCAAGCTGTCAGGTGCTTCTTCAACAATGGGAACGCCAATTTCCCGCAGTTTGGCAATGACTGGCACGAGATGTTCTGGAACTACTGGCGAGAGGAGTATATCTGAGCGGGTAATTGCTCCCGCTACTAGAAAAGTCCCTGCCTCGATGCGGTCGGGAATAATGGTATAGTCGATAGAGTGTAACTTGGGGACGCCATCGATTGTAATCGTACTCGTACCCGCACCTTGAATTTTCGCTCCCATTGCGATACAGAAATTCGCCAAATCGACTACTTCTGGTTCGCGAGCAGCGTTCTCGATAATTGTTTCGCCTTCTGCCAGTGTAGCTGCCATCATCAATGTTTCTGTGGCTCCCACACTGGGAATATCTAGGTAAATTTTTGCACCCTTGAGTCGGCGGTTTTTGCCAGGAACGTAGGCATTACAAATGCCATGCTCAATCTGCACCTCGGCTCCCATTGCTTGCAATCCCCGGACGTGGAGATCTACAGGTCTTGCCCCAATCGCACAACCACCGGGTAATGGCATTTGTGCCACTCCTAGCCGTGCCAAAATCGGCCCGATCGCAAAAAAGCTTGCCCGTAACTGAGTAACCAGTTCGTAAGGAGCTTTAGATGAAGTAATATTACTAGCATTAATGTCTAAAATATCACCGTTGCGCTGCACGCTAACACCCAACGCCGACAATACTTGACCCATCCGATCTACGTCTACCAGCAACGGTACGTTACGGATGTGACAGTCGCCCGAACAGAGCAAAGTTCCAGCCATAATTACTAGTGCTGAATTTTTTGCCCCGCTAATTCTCACATGGCCATGCAAAGGATGCCCACCCCAGATTTGCAAGACTGAGGAGTCTGCAACAGGCGATAATTTGGCATCTGGTAAGCCGCTAGAAGGATTAATAAGCCTACCCTCCAAAAACTGTAAATTTTACAAATTTTAAGTTGGTTTTGATTCTACAGGAAAGATTTAATTTGTCTATATTATTTGGATCACATTTGTTAAGTGGAAGTGGGGAAGTGGGGAGATGGGGAGAGTGGGAGAGGGGGAGACGACAAACCACTAACCCTCCGGGTACTCTATGAGAAGCCGCCCTGCGGGCGTCTACATGGGGGGAACCCCCTATAAGTGCGCGCTGGCTCACCACTAACCACTAACCACCAACAACAAATGATTTAGTTGACGCTTATGAAAAATTAAGTAATAATAGGAAACGGTCATTAAGCCAAAACGCAAGCGGAACTGGCGGAATTGGCAGACGCGCTAGATTCAGGTTCTAGTGCCGCAAGGCTTCCGGGTTCAAGTCCCGGGTTCCGCATAAAAAGGTAAAAGGCAAAAGGTAAAAGGCAAAAGAAAGAATCTTTTACTTTTTACTTTTTACTTTTTACTTTTTACTTTTATCATGTTGACCAGTCTACAGAATCCTCTAATTAAACAAATTAGAAAACTTCACTCCACAAAAGAACGGCACAAGCAGCAGTTATTTTTACTGGAAGGGACGCACTTGTTAGAGGAAGCTTGTGCTGTGAATTACCCATTGGTGACAGTGTGTTGCACCCAACAATGGCAAACAACCCACTCTAGGCTATGGCAGGAAGTTTGTCAAAAGAGCGATCGCGCCGAAGTTGTCAGTGAGGAAGTAATGGCAGCGATCGCAACCACAGTCCAACCAGATGGAGTAGTAGCAACAGCGAAAAAAAATGTTTCTCAAACACAGCCACCATTTACTGGTTTAGTGCTGGCTTTGGAAACGATACAAGATCCAGGTAATTTAGGTACGATAATTCGCACCGCCGCCGCCGCTGGGGCAAATGGGTTGTGGCTAAGTGAAGATAGTGTAGATTTAGACAATCCCAAGGTATTACGTGCCACCGCTGGGCAGTGGTTTCGCTTACCAATGGCAGTGAGTTTAGATTTAAAAGCAACAGTACAGGAAGCCAAACAGGCACGAATGCAAATTATCGCAACCTTGCCGAGTGCAACTTTAACTTACTGGGAAGTAGACTGGTGCCAACCAAGTTTGATTTTGTTGGGGAATGAAGGCGCTGGTTTATCAGCAGAATTAGCCGCGATGGCAGATAAAAGCGTGAAAATTCCTCTCAGTTCTGGGGTAGAGTCCTTAAATGTGGCGATCGCAGCCGCCTTAATGTTATATGAAGCGCAGCGCCAGAAAAGAGAGTAGGAGATGGGGAGATGGGGAGATGGGGAGAGTGGGGGAGGGGGAGACGACTAACCACCAACCACTAACCACTAACCACTAACCACTAAAACTACTAACAAATGACTAATGACTAATGACTAATGACTATTGAGCTTTTCCCTTTTCTTGCAAATATTGCTCGATATCAGCAACTGCGTCTTCCCACGCAGCTAAATCAATGGTTGAGGAATTTTCTACTACTTGGCGATCGCTATTATTATCATCATGCAATTGTGACGTATCTTGTTCTTGAGCAGAACCATCTTGCAAAATTTGTTGCAGTTCATCTAAGGATTTTTGAAACTCTTGATCAGCGGCGTGACGCTGTTCGTGCTGACTTTGCTCCATGTTTTCAATTCCCGATCTGTATTAACATTACATACTAAAAGGCTTAACGGCAAAATCAGCCAAAGTGACAGTAAAACTTTGTTGCTCTCCTGTAGCAACAAAAGTGATTATAACTTCGCAAGCTACCGCAACTGTTAGCATAACCAAATTGCGTGCTAAGGGATAGTCGCAGACATCATCGTTTGCAGGTGAAGGTACGCGATAGATTGGGTTCCAGATGATTTCTGCATAATCTGAAGCCAAACCCACGTGCAAGCAAGGTATCTGAGAATTTGCACAGTAATCAAACACAGCTTGTCGGCTGCTGCTGTTGTCAAAAGTGTCAATCACTAAGGCGCTACCTGTCAATAACAGATCTGCATTGCCTGGTGTTAATTCTTTCGGACGCCCATCAACTGCGATCCCTAAAGCGCGATAAAGAGTATTGGTGAGAATTTTGGCTTTGTATGCACCAACGTCGGAACGATAGTAAGGTTGTGTAG
Encoded here:
- the murA gene encoding UDP-N-acetylglucosamine 1-carboxyvinyltransferase encodes the protein MEGRLINPSSGLPDAKLSPVADSSVLQIWGGHPLHGHVRISGAKNSALVIMAGTLLCSGDCHIRNVPLLVDVDRMGQVLSALGVSVQRNGDILDINASNITSSKAPYELVTQLRASFFAIGPILARLGVAQMPLPGGCAIGARPVDLHVRGLQAMGAEVQIEHGICNAYVPGKNRRLKGAKIYLDIPSVGATETLMMAATLAEGETIIENAAREPEVVDLANFCIAMGAKIQGAGTSTITIDGVPKLHSIDYTIIPDRIEAGTFLVAGAITRSDILLSPVVPEHLVPVIAKLREIGVPIVEEAPDSLRLLPAERLVAADIETMPHPGFPTDMQAPFMALLAIAEGDSLINETVFENRLRHASELNRLGADIRVKGNTAFVRGVPLLSGAPVIGTDLRAAAALVVAGLAANGKTTIQGLRYLDRGYDRLDLKLLELGAKIQRLPAAGADPEVAPTTINPEASISS
- a CDS encoding TrmH family RNA methyltransferase codes for the protein MLTSLQNPLIKQIRKLHSTKERHKQQLFLLEGTHLLEEACAVNYPLVTVCCTQQWQTTHSRLWQEVCQKSDRAEVVSEEVMAAIATTVQPDGVVATAKKNVSQTQPPFTGLVLALETIQDPGNLGTIIRTAAAAGANGLWLSEDSVDLDNPKVLRATAGQWFRLPMAVSLDLKATVQEAKQARMQIIATLPSATLTYWEVDWCQPSLILLGNEGAGLSAELAAMADKSVKIPLSSGVESLNVAIAAALMLYEAQRQKRE
- a CDS encoding M48 family metallopeptidase, yielding MFPPKTQLIGLKADSFRHPLDLEATRALKQIPGIDMMVRNLLGPVAEQVFYVENIASSILVGEKQLPHLHKLLLEACQVLDMEPPQLYVRQHPAPNAYTFAMRGKQPFIVVHTSLIDMLTPEETQAVIAHELGHLKCDHSVYLTPVNILILAAATLPNIGAFLAQAIQAQLLEWVRCAEFTCDRAALLATQNPKAVMSVLMKLTGGSPTLAPQLNLDAFIAQARAYDDISKTELGEMVKAARTAQLTHPVPVLRAREIDLWASSKEYESLLQNQKIEYGSELATKSRWRNW
- a CDS encoding ThiF family adenylyltransferase; this encodes MFIHEKLHRTSTLMTKLREFPVTICGAGALGANLTENLARSGFGKLRVIDRDRIEERNLSTQPYYRSDVGAYKAKILTNTLYRALGIAVDGRPKELTPGNADLLLTGSALVIDTFDNSSSRQAVFDYCANSQIPCLHVGLASDYAEIIWNPIYRVPSPANDDVCDYPLARNLVMLTVAVACEVIITFVATGEQQSFTVTLADFAVKPFSM